Proteins from one candidate division KSB1 bacterium genomic window:
- a CDS encoding restriction endonuclease — MTKPDLTVQALRESAAEFTKIVSEQLHPELFGTTDGKAVGTYVEHGFRDYLSKSFQFEQGNSAEGIDFPSLGVDLKVTSIAQPQSSCPFKSARDKVYGLGYSLLVFVYDKKDIQDSRSVRLSILHAVFVDASRTADHQTTKGLRRVLDEEGNKEDIAAFLLERNLPLDEIGANALADEIGRVRPELGYLTISNAFQWRLQYQRVIELAGSVDGISRIR, encoded by the coding sequence GTGACAAAACCAGACTTGACCGTCCAAGCCTTGCGCGAGAGCGCCGCCGAATTCACGAAGATCGTCTCTGAACAGCTACATCCTGAACTGTTCGGGACTACGGATGGAAAAGCGGTAGGCACATATGTTGAACACGGTTTTCGAGATTACCTATCTAAGTCCTTCCAATTTGAACAAGGGAATTCGGCGGAAGGCATTGATTTCCCGTCGCTGGGCGTGGACCTGAAAGTCACGAGCATTGCTCAGCCGCAATCGTCGTGTCCGTTCAAGTCAGCGCGCGACAAGGTGTACGGTCTTGGCTATTCGCTACTGGTCTTTGTTTACGACAAGAAAGACATTCAGGACTCCAGATCCGTCCGCCTATCTATCTTGCATGCCGTCTTTGTAGATGCGAGCAGGACTGCTGACCACCAGACGACTAAAGGGCTGCGTCGGGTCTTGGATGAAGAGGGGAACAAAGAAGACATAGCGGCGTTTCTCTTGGAGCGAAACCTGCCGCTGGACGAGATAGGCGCCAATGCATTGGCCGACGAAATAGGGCGGGTTCGACCGGAACTCGGGTACCTGACCATCTCCAACGCGTTTCAGTGGAGACTTCAATATCAGCGTGTGATCGAGTTGGCAGGTAGTGTTGATGGAATCTCGAGAATACGATAG
- a CDS encoding redox-sensing transcriptional repressor Rex, which yields MSPRKKIAKTAKAARSAKPVKSAKATRSVRSARRRDVQQEPKISDATVKRLSKYYRTLHHSILHDKPTISSEEIATHNGVTSAQVRKDLSMFGAFGRRGLGYSVHDLHYNISHILGLNRQWNICLVGAGNIGTALIHFRQFAEQGFVFRVIFDSDPKKRGTKIDDIPVFDLDRADELVAKENIKIAVLALPALAAQKAVDRLVQVGVRGFLNFAPVTIHVPKGVHVRNENMAIEIEALSYALSAKTGRKRRSGEE from the coding sequence ATGTCGCCGAGAAAAAAGATCGCCAAAACCGCGAAAGCGGCTCGGAGTGCCAAGCCCGTGAAATCCGCGAAGGCCACACGGTCCGTCAGGTCCGCCCGCCGGCGCGATGTCCAGCAAGAGCCGAAAATCTCCGACGCGACCGTCAAACGGCTCTCCAAGTACTACCGTACCCTGCACCATTCCATTCTCCACGACAAGCCGACGATCTCCTCGGAGGAGATCGCGACCCACAATGGAGTCACCTCGGCGCAGGTCCGCAAGGACCTCTCCATGTTCGGGGCCTTCGGTCGGCGCGGCCTCGGTTACAGCGTCCACGATCTCCACTATAATATCAGCCATATCCTCGGCCTCAACCGCCAATGGAATATCTGCCTCGTCGGCGCCGGCAACATCGGTACCGCCCTCATCCACTTCCGGCAGTTCGCCGAACAGGGCTTCGTCTTCCGCGTCATCTTCGACAGCGATCCCAAAAAGCGCGGCACCAAGATCGACGACATCCCCGTCTTTGATCTGGACCGGGCCGACGAGCTGGTCGCAAAAGAGAACATCAAGATCGCCGTCCTCGCGCTGCCCGCGCTGGCCGCGCAAAAAGCGGTTGACCGCCTCGTCCAAGTCGGCGTCAGGGGCTTCCTGAATTTCGCCCCCGTCACCATCCACGTCCCCAAAGGCGTCCATGTCCGCAACGAGAACATGGCCATCGAAATCGAAGCCCTCTCCTACGCCCTCTCCGCCAAAACCGGACGAAAGCGAAGGAGCGGCGAAGAGTGA
- a CDS encoding HRDC domain-containing protein gives MQSAPKALPAAATDALWNEVDRALFEKLRRIRRDLAEQRHVPAYVILHDAALRELARSRPKSLTELARVSGIGDRKIQEFGQVLVQVIRAHLGQRG, from the coding sequence GTGCAGAGCGCCCCCAAGGCCTTGCCCGCCGCTGCGACGGATGCCCTGTGGAACGAAGTGGATCGCGCGCTCTTCGAAAAATTGCGCAGGATTCGGCGAGATCTGGCTGAACAACGGCATGTCCCCGCCTATGTCATCTTGCACGATGCCGCGCTGCGCGAACTCGCAAGATCGCGCCCCAAATCCCTCACCGAGCTGGCGCGCGTCTCCGGAATCGGTGACCGCAAGATCCAGGAGTTCGGCCAGGTACTCGTACAGGTGATCCGCGCTCATCTGGGCCAGCGCGGATAA